The nucleotide window CATTAATAGttttttatattcttcttcttttttatCCCTCTTTTTTTGTCTTATTAGTTTCAAGTTGTTATTGTTCTCTTAAAGTATCTGATGgcttttcaatttgtattatttatCTAATTActtaattaataatattattgtttaATTATCAgccaatgaaaaataaatctggagtaaattattaatgacAGGCGCTGTCATTCGTGAACCCCTAAATGAAAACATGGCAGACATCATTTGACATATCTCTAAGCTAAACATCAAGAAATCAATGTAACGTCGCAGAAGTTGATCATAAATAGTCAATCAAGCAAACATTTTATGTATAATGGCTCTGCCCTGTACTATCATCGAAACTATCTTGCCTTAAGAGTAGCCAACTACATACAATAATGTCCAGTCGATCATTAATATCCAATCGCAGAGAAAGCGCACACTCCTACGGGAGCAATGACATAGAATCTAACATTAGTAACAAACAAGACGATACTGAAACCCAAACGTctataattaataaactATTCGGGTCCATTGATCCAAGAGTAATTAGTGACCTAATAATAGGTTTATCGGACGGACTAACTGTCCCATTTGCCCTCACTGCCGGTCTATCTTCATTAGGAGATGCCAAGTTGGTCATCACCGGTGGATTTGCTGAGTTAATTTCGGGTTCCATATCAATGGGACTAGGTGGCTACTTGGGTGCCAAGAGTGAATTAGATTACTATTTTGCGGAGGTTAAACaggagaaattgaaattttataatgatatgacattaataaatcatgaaattgaagatatacTACTGGATATCAATCCGGATTTTAATGAGCAGACTATAATCTCATTCATTAAGGATCTACAAAAGGATCCACAATCTATGAttgattttattattaagttTGGCAGAGGGTTGGATGAACCTAACGCTAATAGACAATTTATTAGTGCCATCACCATTGGGGGCGGATATTTCATGGGTGGACTGGTTCCATTGTTaccatatttttttgtaaatGAAGTGGGTTCAGGATTAGTCCTTTCGGTTATTGTTATGGTTATAACattattttggtttggATATGTAAAAACTCAATTATCAATGGGGGATGCCTGTACAGTTTCAAGGAAGGTTAAGGAAGGATTCTTGATGGTTATAGTTGGTGGGGTTGCTGCTGGTGCAGCTTGGTTCTTTgttaaattattgaattaaCTGAAGATTGaattataaaatttaaCGTATTTATTGTATGcataatatttttcactaATACAAATGTGCTATTATACTCCAAGTTTTAATGCTAAGATAATCTCTCCATGATTATTATACGTTATATCtataaatgaataatagTAATGATTACAATGAgcatatttcttttttcttgcTCTCATTTGGATTCTAATATGGTTTCTAAAGTATCTACATCAAACATCCCGGATCCTTCCTTTAGGACATTTGCCAGTAACGTCAATGATTTTGTAGTAAAATCTGGTGCAGTTCTTAAAGcattaatatcatcacCATAATTCTGGAATAAGAGTCCTAAATAttcattctttaattcattgGCGTCTTTACTACCTGTGGCAGTTgctgattttgaattacTGTTCAATTCGACATCTTGAGTAAATTTTAGTTTTGCTTTATTAATAGTTTCCTCCacttttttcaaatcaatttcttgttgttggttgttttgtttttgattcTGCGTCATTCTCTTGGTCAAATCTGTTGTGGTAAATGGgatatcattcaatttatccTTCGTTGACGCATCAAGTATTTCAGCCTTGTTCTTCTCATCCTCGTTGTCCGACAACGCAACATCTGACATTTCCACGTCATTAGATTCTTCTTTAGCTTCCTTTTCCTCATTAAGAACGTCATCTTTAGTCACATCCATTTCGTTGTCagaagatgacgatgaagaatc belongs to Naumovozyma castellii chromosome 3, complete genome and includes:
- the CCC1 gene encoding Ccc1p (ancestral locus Anc_8.437): MSSRSLISNRRESAHSYGSNDIESNISNKQDDTETQTSIINKLFGSIDPRVISDLIIGLSDGLTVPFALTAGLSSLGDAKLVITGGFAELISGSISMGLGGYLGAKSELDYYFAEVKQEKLKFYNDMTLINHEIEDILLDINPDFNEQTIISFIKDLQKDPQSMIDFIIKFGRGLDEPNANRQFISAITIGGGYFMGGLVPLLPYFFVNEVGSGLVLSVIVMVITLFWFGYVKTQLSMGDACTVSRKVKEGFLMVIVGGVAAGAAWFFVKLLN
- the RSA3 gene encoding Rsa3p (ancestral locus Anc_8.436), coding for MSSGDISIVKNTKNSKKSRRQKKKRRTAVSDSDSSSSSSDNEMDVTKDDVLNEEKEAKEESNDVEMSDVALSDNEDEKNKAEILDASTKDKLNDIPFTTTDLTKRMTQNQKQNNQQQEIDLKKVEETINKAKLKFTQDVELNSNSKSATATGSKDANELKNEYLGLLFQNYGDDINALRTAPDFTTKSLTLLANVLKEGSGMFDVDTLETILESK